In Paenibacillus protaetiae, the genomic stretch TCATATTGCTCTTGAATGGCGTCTTTTCGCTCGCCTTCGGCATGCTTCAGCAGCGGTTCGTAATAAGAGTCAACCTGCGACAGCTCTTCGGCGAGCCTTGCCGATGCGCTTTCCGCCCAGCTGTAATCGTAATCCCTCAGCTTGCGCTCCAATGTCTGTTCAATTATGCTTAACGCTTTGCCGAAGGATAAGCCGTTTTTCGTCACATAAATATTGGCGGGCAAGCGGGGGTAAGCTTCAGTTCCAGCAGCCGGTCATGAAACCGCTCCATCAGCCGGCCTGTCGCCAGTGATACGCCAAACGAGTGAATCTCCTCGCGTTTGCGGTCGCAAGCGAATTCGACGCGTATATTAACGCCAAGCCATGCCGTATAAGGCGTTGATTGCAGCGGGAACTGCTGCCGTCTATCCGGTTCCTGAAACAAATAGACGTAGCTGCCTTGGGATCTGGCCGCGCCAAACAGCTGCTCCAACTTGCGCGAGCCGAAATAAACGTCCTCACGCGGAACCCGCGAATGCTGGAGAGCCGACGGGTTCAAGAAACCAAACGATCGGGATAATGCCGATTCGGCAGCGGCGTCAGCAGTGCCGGATTCCGCTTGCTTTTGCTGCCCTTGCTGCTCCTGAACCGCATCATATTTAGCTTTATCCGTCACGAACAAAAAAGTCATCGTTTCCGGTTCGGCGCCGGTCCGGTCGACAAAACCCCAATAATACGGCCGGTTGGTCAGCTCGCGGTCCGCTTGCGGCGACAGCTTCGCCACCAAGTGATGCGGGGATTTCTCAAGCACTTGGCAGCCAGTTGCATCTAAATAACGCTGCACGAATTTGTGTACCTGCTTCTCGTTCACGGCTGCACCTCCACCGTTTGTCCCAAACCGTCGAAAGCGCGGAACGTGGATGGATTAAGCACGCCGCTGTGGCTTTCTTCTTCCCGGAGCCGGGAGGAGATTGATGAGCCAAGCTGACTGATTTTCTCGCGCAATTCATTGTTGTCGCCGGCTTCCAGCATCGCTCTGGCAAGCCGCTGCTCAATGGATTCGTCTCCGTGCTCCAGCTTCTCCAGAATATGATCCAGCTCGCCGATCACCAGCTCAAACAGATTAATTTTCTCATGCAGCAAATGGACGATATGCTCCTCGATCGTGCCGAGCGTGCACAGGTTGTAAATTTTGACGTCTTCCGTCTGGCCCAGCCGGTGTACGCGTCCGATCCGCTGCTCTACCCGCATCGGATTCCATGGCAGATCGAAGTTGATCATATGGTGGCAAAATTGCAGGTTAATGCCTTCGCCGCCGGCTTCCGTTGCGATCAGCACCTGGGCGCGGCCGCGGAACAGATCCATCATCCAGTCCTTTTTGCCTCGGTTCATGCCCCCCCGGTAAGGCACGGCGATCATGCCTTTCTCCCGGAAAAAGTTAAGCAAATATTCCTGTGTCGCCCGGTATTCCGTAAATATGATCACCTTCTCGTCCATCTGCTGAATAAGCTCCATCGTTTTTTCCGCTTTCGTATTCGCTTGTATTTGGCGGATAAACTCGACCAGCTCCCATATACGCGGACGGAGCGGAGAGTCTTCGGCGGTCTTTTTGAACAGATTGACCAGCGTCAGGAATACGGCATCCCTGCTGCTGCACACCTCCCGCTGCAGCGTTACCAGCGACAGCATGCTCGTCAGATCGCCGCCGCTTTCGTCGAACCGCTCCCGGACAAACCCGGTCACCGCGTTATATAACGCCTGCTCCTCAGGCGACAGGGTAAGCGGGATGTTTTTGACAAAGCGCCTTGTAAAATGAATATCCCCATCACCCCGTCGGTTGCGGATCATAATGCCGGACAAAGCTTCCTGCAGCTGGTCTTCGTTTTTGGGCAGCCGTTTGTCAACGACGAAATTGGCGGCAAAATCGCTTTGTCCGCCCAGTTGTCCCGGCTTCAGCAGCGTAATAAGGTTGTACAGCTCGTCCAGATCGTTTTGCATCGGCGTCGCGGTCAGCAGCAAACAATATTTTTTGCGCAGCTGACAGGCAAACTGGTAGTTGGTCGTTTTTTTGTTTTTCAGCTTATGCGCTTCATCAATAATAATGAGATCATAATCGGTGCCTAACACGATATCGCGATGAGGATCCCGTTTGGCCGTGTCGATGGACGCAACAACGATGTCATTTTGCCAGGTATATTCTTTTTTCTGGGCGATGGCGGGTATGCCGAACTTCTGGTTCAGCTCGCGCACCCATTGCAGCACAAGCGATGCCGGAACCAAAATGAGCGCGCGGCGAACGAGGCCGCGGACCATATATTCTTTCAGCACGAGTCCGGCTTCAATCGTTTTGCCCAGGCCGACCTCGTCCGCGAGTATCGCCCTGCCGCCCATTTCGTGAACCACTTTGCGAGCGGTATTGATTTGATGCGGCATCGGTTCGATGGCAGGAAGCAGGCGAAGGGATTGCAGCTGGTCAAAGCTTTCAATCAGCTTGGCTTGTTCCGCTTCTACCGACAGCTGGTACAAGCTCCAATCGTCCCACGGGCCATTTTTGGCAACACGGTTTTGCAGCTCTTCGAACCAGCCACGGTCGCATTGCAAATCCACGAGCGGATGGAGCTTTTTCTGGACAAAAGATGTGCCTTGCGGAGGCGTTGCTGAGTTAGTCATGGATGAGCGCTCCTTTCAATGCTGTAAAATGACTCGAATTTCAATTGGTCTAGTATGTGCGTCTTTTCCCAGTTTTACTAAGAAAGAGATGAAATAAACCTGCTGTGGCATCCCGGCTGTCCGCGAACCCGAACAGCTCGTTCCGCCTGGCGCAGATTTAAATGGATAAAAGCGGAAAAAGAAGGATGAAAATCAATATGCAGTATAATATAATAAGATGAAGACACAATATATTGATTAAAATGGATGGCCAAGTCGAAGTTCGGGAGGTAGCATGGGATGGAGAAACGGACGAGTGCAGGCAGAACGAAACTGGCAGGTTTAAGTGAAAAAATATTTTTGGACCGGTATGCCTTAAAGCAGCAAGGTGCGAAACAGGTGGCTCCGGGCGACGTCGTGCTTGTAACGACCAAAGAGGATTCGAAATTCCCGGCCAAAGAGGTTGGCGAAATTGCGGCAATAAACGGGCGGACGGCAGAGGTGCGGCTGCGAAGCGGCGAAACGGTCCAGGCGGAAGTGGAGCGGCTTAGCGTAACGGCCGAGCAGTCGCCCGAGCAGATGTGGGACCGGCTGGCGGCGACGATGGCGGAAGTGGAGCCGGACGCGGAGAAGAAGGCGCTATGGCGGGAGAAGTTCCGTTATGCGCTGGAAGACTGGAAGCTGGTACCAGGCGGACGTATTGCAGCAGGTGCAGGCGCTGGCGAGGAACTGACACTGTTCAACTGTTACGTTATTCCTTCGCCGCTAGACAGCCGCGGCGGCATTATGCAGACGTTAAGCGAAATGACGGAAATTATGTCGCGCGGCGGCGGCGTGGGCATTAACTTGTCCAGCTTGCGCCCGCGCCGGGCGAACGTCGTAGGCGTCAACGGCAAATCCAGCGGAGCGGTGTCATGGGGCGGCTTGTTCAGTTATGCGACCGGTCTGATCGAGCAGGGGGGCAGCCGCCGCGGCGCTTTAATGCTTATGCTGAACGATTGGCATCCGGATGTGCTGGAGTTTATTACAGTGAAGCAAACGATGGGTCAGGTGACCAATGCGAATCTGTCGATTTGTGTCAGCAACGGTTTTATGCAAGCGGTGAAGGGTGATCTGGATTGGGAGCTGGTGTTCCCGGATACAACCGATCCGGAGTATGACGAGCTGTGGCGAGGCGATTTGCAAGACTGGCGGAGCAGAGGGAAGCCGGTTATCCCGTACAAAAAGCTGAAGGCACGAGACATTTGGCATCAGATTATCGAATCGGCATGGAAATCGGCCGAGCCGGGCGTCGTATTTATGGAGCGCTACAATGAGCTGTCGAACAGCTGGTATTTTAACCCGATTATCAGCACGAACCCGTGCGGCGAGCAAGGACTGCCGGCGTGGGGGGTGTGCAATTTGTCCGCAATCAATTTATCGCGGTTTTACGATGAGGCTGCACATGATGTGGACTGGAGCGAGCTGGCGACGATTACGCGTTATGCCGTGCGTTTCCTCGACAATGTGATTGACGCGACGCCGTACCATTTTGAGCAAAATGAACAAAACCAGAAGCGCGAGCGGCGGATCGGGCTTGGTTCGATGGGCCTTGCGGAGCTGATGATCAAGCTGGGCATCCGGTACGGCAGCCCGGAATCGCTTGATTTTCTGGACCGGCTGTACCGCTTTATTGCGCGTGAGGCCTATCTGGCTTCGGCGGATATTGCGGCGGAGAAAGGTTCTTTTCTCGCGTTCGACGAAGCAAAGTTTGTGCAAAGCGGCTTTATGAAGCAGATGATCGGACAGTTCCCGGAAGTAGGGGAAGCGATCGGCCGCAGCGGTATGCGGAACGTGACGGTGCTGACACAAGCGCCGACCGGAAGCACGGGTACGATGGTCGGCACATCGACAGGCATCGAGCCGTATTTTGCGTTTGAATATTACCGCCAGAGCCGGCTTGGCTTCGACAAGCAGCTGGTGCCGATTGCGCAGCAATGGCAGGATGCCCATCCTGGCGAAGAGCTGCCGGATTATTTTGTGTCGGCAATGGAGCTGTCGGCGAAGGACCATATCCGCGTGCAGGCGGCAATCCAGCGCTGGGTGGACAGTTCGATCTCGAAGACGGCTAACGCGCCGCATGATTTCACTGTAGAGGAAACGAAGGAGCTGTATGAGCTTGCTTTTGATCTGGGCTGCAAAGGCGTCACGATCTACCGCGACGGCAGCCGGGATGTGCAGGTGCTTTCGACCGCGAAGGAGGAAGCGCAATCGGCCGATGCCGTCACGAGCGGAGGCGGCGAAGCCGGAGCTGCGGTTGCGATATCCAGAGCCGGTGCGAGCAGCAGGCGTGACGAAGCTGGGGCTGCAGGGGCGCGCAGCGCGGGCGCGGGCGTAGATGGCACAGTACCGGGAAGCGGCGGAACGGGAGCTAGCGCGGTCATCGAAACCGCAGCTGCAAATACTGCAGCAGGAGCGGGCAGCGGTGCAGCCTTGGCTTATGCGGGCATTGGCGCTAGCGGCCAGGTGCTGGACAAGGAATATAGACGCCGGCCGCAGGTGCTGCGGGGAGCGACCTATAAGCTGAACACCCCGTTCGGAATGGCATACATTACGATCAACGATATTGACGGGACGCCGGGAGAAATATTCCTTAACGTAGGCAAAGCCGGATCGGACGTATTCGCTATGGCGGAAGCACTGGGCCGGGTATGCTCGCTGTTTCTGCGATACGGCAATCACGGCAGCAAAGTTAAGCTGCTGGTGAAACATTTGAAGGGCATAGGCGGAACCGGCGCAATTGGTTTCGGTGCAAATCGCGTCGAATCGATTGCCGATGCAGTAGCCAAAGCACTGGAGATGCATATGGAAGCCGGGCCTTCTCCGGAAGCAGCCGCCTTCGACGCATCCGCGGCAAAAGTTGTAGCGGCTACCGCCGAAGCGGCAGCTGCCGTGCATTTGAAGGAAGGCGATGAGCTAAGTTATCAGCATCATCACGGCAGCGGGAGCTTAACATCGCTGGATCTGTGCCCTTCCTGCGGCGCTGCGGCGCTGATCAATACGGAAGGCTGCAAGCAATGCAGCAATTGCGGTTACAGCAAGTGCAGTTAAGGAGCGCGCGAGCGCTCCTTTTTATTTTAGGCTATGTTATAAATGCTAAAGTTGAGAATTTTGTCCAAAAGAATACCGACTTTGTGAAAAACGGCCAGTTAATTGGCACTATCATCTCCGATAGCTCAGCAATTTTAACGTATTAAACTGATCAAGTGTACTGATGCACCCACCAGCCACGAAGGAACAGTTCATTACGAGAGGCTCTCTCGCGGGCATGTTATGACACTTACAATTGTCAAGGAGAAGGATTTCGACTATGTGGACTCTTGAAACCGAGCGCTCTCGATGGCTTTGGCCCATGGGCGACATTCAGAGAATGGGTTAACCGATTTCAAGCCCGGGCTTGCTGGTTAGGATGCTTGGGTGCGGGCTTTTGAAACACGGTCGGCTGATCCGCTTGGAAACAGCACAAGAGTTTGGGGCTGCAGCGACGGCTATTCGCTTACTGAAACGAGCCAAGGCGTCGGAGGAGCAGAGGCTTCGGAGCTTGGCTTGAATGTAATGAAGTTAATGCGCTGGCGTGTAGCGGAGACTTGAGGTTGTGGTGAGGATGAAGGAGTGTATTCTTTATAAATTAAATTTCTTCTTGAGCTCAGCATTACAAAGTTCTCCAACAACCAGTAGTTCAGTATAAGGATTCCCATCAATATGAAAGTGTTTACCGAAGGCAGGCTCGGTTTTTAAACCGAGCCTTTTTAATTGACGGATGCTATCCCGTGCGTCCATCCCTGCCAATCCAATTGATATTCACTAAATAGAGCTCCCCATAATTGCCTAATCTCCTAAAAAGGCGGTGATAGTTCTCAAACTGTCAATAACATACTTTGGGCGAACATTATTATCAACAGGGCTGCCGTTTCGATTGTAATAACAAAAATCTATCCCGGCATTTATTGCTCCGTTGTAATCATCGTGCAAGGAATCGCCTATAAACAATGCCTCTGTACGTTTTATGTCTAGCCGCGTAAGCGTCTCATCAAATATCTTCTTATCAGGCTTCCAGTAACCTACCTCATCAGAAATAATCAATGCATCAAAAAAATGATTAATGCCTCCCGCCGCAAGTCTATTTCGTTGAGCTTCACCAATTCCATTAGAAATAATTGCCAACTTATACTTGCCATGTAAATGGAATAAAACTTCCTTTGCATAGTCTTCAAAATCACAAGCGCGACAAAAAGTATTCCAGTATAATTTGGCAAGTATGCCTGATTCGGAAGGATCTAATCCAAGATCTTTGAGCGTGTCTTGAAAGGAGTGCTCTAAAATTTGATAAATATTGTAGCCGGATGTCTGGCGGTTGCTCCAATAATGGAGGTTTACTCTGCTGAAAAGGTTCCAAAACATATTCCAAGAGAAAGTCTCTTTATGAATTAGTCCATGCTTTTCCACGGTTTTTTGCATTGATTTTATTTCACTTACAGAGTAGTTCAACAGAGTATTGTCTAAATCAAAGAGAATAGCTTTATAGTTCACAGATTACCTCCATTAAGTCGTAGATTCTGCTAATTGCTTAAGCATTGAAAGCACAGATTGGCTGTCGCCCTCGTCTTCCGGGTTATCATGACTGCTAATGTCAGAGCCCGGCCGATTGTCGTGCTGTTTAATCGTAAGCAAGGTACCTTCTTTTTTTGCTTAAGATATAACTCATCTTGAAGTCATTCTCGGGCTTGTTCTTTATGCCGGGACGCGGGGCGAAGAGAGAGCAACTGAGAGACCAACAGGGTGAAAACTCTAACACCGTATCCCACACTCGTTCTGCAGGCGCTTGAATAAATATGCGAGACGTACTGGTGGACAACTGTTCTCTCTCCTCAAAAAGATTCATTTACCAAATATTTGTAGTATTCGGCGCTTTCACAGTAAAATCCTTCCATAATTTATATCAGTTAAAGCTATAATATTTGAGGCTGCATGCAGCGACTGCCGATTGATGTTATGCTAGCGTGTTCTCTGTGCATCCGGCTTTTTCTCTTCTTGAAATCAGTTGCTGCACAAAAGAGATTTAACCTTACTAATTTGACGGCATTTTCATGATACAGCAAAACTCGCAGTTTTTATTTTTGGATAAACCTTGGTGAACTTGAGCAAAGTGCGAGTCGGGGTGCGAGTAAGAAGTGCACATGTTTTTCTTGGGACATTC encodes the following:
- a CDS encoding YqhG family protein, translated to MNEKQVHKFVQRYLDATGCQVLEKSPHHLVAKLSPQADRELTNRPYYWGFVDRTGAEPETMTFLFVTDKAKYDAVQEQQGQQKQAESGTADAAAESALSRSFGFLNPSALQHSRVPREDVYFGSRKLEQLFGAARSQGSYVYLFQEPDRRQQFPLQSTPYTAWLGVNIRVEFACDRKREEIHSFGVSLATGRLMERFHDRLLELKLTPACPPIFM
- a CDS encoding YjjG family noncanonical pyrimidine nucleotidase translates to MNYKAILFDLDNTLLNYSVSEIKSMQKTVEKHGLIHKETFSWNMFWNLFSRVNLHYWSNRQTSGYNIYQILEHSFQDTLKDLGLDPSESGILAKLYWNTFCRACDFEDYAKEVLFHLHGKYKLAIISNGIGEAQRNRLAAGGINHFFDALIISDEVGYWKPDKKIFDETLTRLDIKRTEALFIGDSLHDDYNGAINAGIDFCYYNRNGSPVDNNVRPKYVIDSLRTITAFLGD
- a CDS encoding YqhG family protein, which produces MPANIYVTKNGLSFGKALSIIEQTLERKLRDYDYSWAESASARLAEELSQVDSYYEPLLKHAEGERKDAIQEQYDQRVAEIRWQYEPRVTASAINCGIFHLEGIE
- a CDS encoding DUF4269 domain-containing protein, translating into MDARDSIRQLKRLGLKTEPAFGKHFHIDGNPYTELLVVGELCNAELKKKFNL
- a CDS encoding adenosylcobalamin-dependent ribonucleoside-diphosphate reductase translates to MEKRTSAGRTKLAGLSEKIFLDRYALKQQGAKQVAPGDVVLVTTKEDSKFPAKEVGEIAAINGRTAEVRLRSGETVQAEVERLSVTAEQSPEQMWDRLAATMAEVEPDAEKKALWREKFRYALEDWKLVPGGRIAAGAGAGEELTLFNCYVIPSPLDSRGGIMQTLSEMTEIMSRGGGVGINLSSLRPRRANVVGVNGKSSGAVSWGGLFSYATGLIEQGGSRRGALMLMLNDWHPDVLEFITVKQTMGQVTNANLSICVSNGFMQAVKGDLDWELVFPDTTDPEYDELWRGDLQDWRSRGKPVIPYKKLKARDIWHQIIESAWKSAEPGVVFMERYNELSNSWYFNPIISTNPCGEQGLPAWGVCNLSAINLSRFYDEAAHDVDWSELATITRYAVRFLDNVIDATPYHFEQNEQNQKRERRIGLGSMGLAELMIKLGIRYGSPESLDFLDRLYRFIAREAYLASADIAAEKGSFLAFDEAKFVQSGFMKQMIGQFPEVGEAIGRSGMRNVTVLTQAPTGSTGTMVGTSTGIEPYFAFEYYRQSRLGFDKQLVPIAQQWQDAHPGEELPDYFVSAMELSAKDHIRVQAAIQRWVDSSISKTANAPHDFTVEETKELYELAFDLGCKGVTIYRDGSRDVQVLSTAKEEAQSADAVTSGGGEAGAAVAISRAGASSRRDEAGAAGARSAGAGVDGTVPGSGGTGASAVIETAAANTAAGAGSGAALAYAGIGASGQVLDKEYRRRPQVLRGATYKLNTPFGMAYITINDIDGTPGEIFLNVGKAGSDVFAMAEALGRVCSLFLRYGNHGSKVKLLVKHLKGIGGTGAIGFGANRVESIADAVAKALEMHMEAGPSPEAAAFDASAAKVVAATAEAAAAVHLKEGDELSYQHHHGSGSLTSLDLCPSCGAAALINTEGCKQCSNCGYSKCS
- a CDS encoding DEAD/DEAH box helicase yields the protein MTNSATPPQGTSFVQKKLHPLVDLQCDRGWFEELQNRVAKNGPWDDWSLYQLSVEAEQAKLIESFDQLQSLRLLPAIEPMPHQINTARKVVHEMGGRAILADEVGLGKTIEAGLVLKEYMVRGLVRRALILVPASLVLQWVRELNQKFGIPAIAQKKEYTWQNDIVVASIDTAKRDPHRDIVLGTDYDLIIIDEAHKLKNKKTTNYQFACQLRKKYCLLLTATPMQNDLDELYNLITLLKPGQLGGQSDFAANFVVDKRLPKNEDQLQEALSGIMIRNRRGDGDIHFTRRFVKNIPLTLSPEEQALYNAVTGFVRERFDESGGDLTSMLSLVTLQREVCSSRDAVFLTLVNLFKKTAEDSPLRPRIWELVEFIRQIQANTKAEKTMELIQQMDEKVIIFTEYRATQEYLLNFFREKGMIAVPYRGGMNRGKKDWMMDLFRGRAQVLIATEAGGEGINLQFCHHMINFDLPWNPMRVEQRIGRVHRLGQTEDVKIYNLCTLGTIEEHIVHLLHEKINLFELVIGELDHILEKLEHGDESIEQRLARAMLEAGDNNELREKISQLGSSISSRLREEESHSGVLNPSTFRAFDGLGQTVEVQP